In Phyllostomus discolor isolate MPI-MPIP mPhyDis1 chromosome 2, mPhyDis1.pri.v3, whole genome shotgun sequence, the following are encoded in one genomic region:
- the SAP18 gene encoding histone deacetylase complex subunit SAP18 produces MAVESRVTQEEIKKEPEKPIDREKTCPLLLRVFTTNNGRHHRMDEFSRGNVPSSELQIYTWMDATLKELTSLVKEVYPEARKKGTHFNFAIVFTDIKRPGYRVKEIGSTMSGRKGTDDSMTLQSQKFQIGDYLDIAITPPNRAPPPSGRMRPY; encoded by the exons ATGGCGGTGGAGTCGCGCGTCACCCAggaggaaattaagaaagaacCAGAGAAGCCAATCGACCGGGAGAAG ACGTGCCCTCTGCTGCTCCGCGTCTTCACCACCAACAACGGGCGCCACCACCGCATGGATGAGTTCTCTCGCGGGAACGTGCCTTCTAGCGAGTTGCAGATCTACACCTG gatGGATGCCACCTTGAAAGAGCTGACTAGTTTAGTAAAAGAAGTCTACCCAGAAGCCAGGAAGAAGGGCACACACTTCAATTTTGCAATTGTTTTTACGGATATTAAAAGACCTGGTTATCG AGTAAAGGAGATTGGCAGCACCATGTCTGGGAGAAAGGGGACTGATGATTCCATGACCCTGCAGTCGCAGAAATTTCAGATAGGAGATTATCTGGACATAGCAATCACCCCTCCGAATCGGGCACCACCTCCTTCAGGGCGTATGAGGCCATATTAA
- the SKA3 gene encoding LOW QUALITY PROTEIN: spindle and kinetochore-associated protein 3 (The sequence of the model RefSeq protein was modified relative to this genomic sequence to represent the inferred CDS: inserted 1 base in 1 codon; deleted 1 base in 1 codon): MDPIRSLCTKLRSVAVTLDRETTRLQRALEGKDSDFEDYAVRILNDLHSEVRTLKDSVNILLDKASLERQESIGFIKATKVLMEKNSVDIMKIREFFQKYGYNQCAKKNSEDEQEVVDSKPESIRDENLQKSDVKDDVSNNRDNSCVVPSSSVSEKIPCSPQLSDFGLERYLISQVPQNPPQAVNNQKEEPEMLTPSSKQSLVKILKTPKCALNMDDFECVTPKLEHFGVSEYTVCLNEDYTMELKNVKNKSEETIKMEPMSNDSATSSVMNNQLEKNDTKYTKSPLLPTFSTPGLKIPSTESNTALVSTGYQLSETNSSSDDLKMKDSTLFILNSDKCFENCAAPSSPVISSYENLLRTPTPPKVTAIPEDVLQILSKYNXNLATTPVAVKTMPPSKAFLTRCEGQNS; this comes from the exons ACTTTGAAGATTATGCAGTGAGAATTTTAAATGACCTTCATTCAGAAGTTCGGACTTTAAAG GATAGTGTCAATATTCTTCTTGATAAAGCAAGTTTGGAAAGACAAGAAAGCATTGGTTTCATTAAGGCAACAAAAGTACTGATGGAAAAAAATTCAGTGGATATCATGAAAATAAGAGAGTTTTTCCAGAAGTATGGATATAATCAATGTGCCAAGAAAAATTCAG aggatgagcaAGAAGTTGTTGACTCTAAACCAGAGTCCATTAGGGATGAAAATCTTCAAAAGTCTGATGTGAAGGATGATGTATCTAACAACAGGGACAACAGTTGTGTTGTTCCAAGCAGCTCTGTTTCTGAGAAGATTCCATGTAGTCCACAACTTTCAGATTTTGGACTTGAGCGATACCTGATTTCTCAAGTTCCACAGAACCCTCCACAGGCAGtaaacaaccaaaaggaagagccagaaatgTTAACTCCATCTTCCAAACAATCATTAGTTAAAATACTAAAAACTCCAAAATGTGCACTAAATATGGACGATTTTGAGTGTGTGACTCCTAAATTGGAGCATTTTGGTGTCTCTGAATATACTGTGTGTTTGAATGAAGATTACACAATGGAacttaaaaatgtgaagaataaaAG CgaggaaaccataaaaatggaaCCAATGTCCAATGATAGTGCCACTTCTAGTGTAATGAACAACCAATTGGAAAAAAATG ATACCAAATATACAAAGTCTCCCTTGCTTCCTACGTTCTCTACTCCAGGTTTGAAAATTCCTTCTACAGAGAGCAATACAGCCTTg GTATCCACAGGTTATCAATTATCAGAAACAAATAGTTCATCAGATGATTTGAAAATGAAAGACTCTACattgttcattttaaattcaGACAAGTGCTTTGAGAATTGTGCTGCTCCTTCTTCCCCTGTGATTTCTTCTTATGAGAATCTGCTCAGA ACACCCACACCTCCAAAAGTAACTGCAATTCCAGAAGATGTTCTCCAG ATTTTATCAAAATACA ACAATCTAGCTACTACTCCAGTAGCAGTTAAGACCATGCCTCCCAGCAAAGCATTCCTCACTAGATGCGAAGGACAAAACAGCTGA